The window AGGACTCCtggcttctctctttcttcaccATTAAGTCCTCGTTCAATGGATTCAATGTCTGTTGGTTGATGCTGAACTTAAGTTCAAGTACATCCCGTAAATCCAAGTCTCTGAAAGATTGATTCACTCAAACCTTCCCTTTAGGGGAAGACTCactatatttttgctgttttgactTTTCCTACTGGCAACTATTAGAGAGAGAATAGTAAGTGGccctcctgttttttttttttttttgtgcctttgtccaaatgctttttttaacagcttttgtATAAAGCTATCTGTTTAGTTTATTCCTGAATCTCTAACCTGCTCCACATTTGTAGTTTTTACCCATTTCTGCTTACTGTAGTTACTAGCAGCATTGCAGCAGCCAAGCCTCATGTAGTAAGGATGTTCCCTAATACAGGAACTTATAAGTAAGTTCCAGGACCTAAGTCTTCCCATAGAAATACAAGGTTGTTGGAAGAGGGTGGACTAGGACTATGGCTGTTTCAAGAGATGGGTATAACCTTAAAGGCAGAGGGGCAAACCACTGAgtcctgttccagtgctcagcTCACCTGTGTGAATAATAGAAGAGAATTTCCTCAGTTATGGTAAAGATGCTCAGCTCGACAAGAAACCACTGGAAGGTGGGTAATTCCTTGCTGAAGGTGTTGCCCCACCATTTCATGACATAGAACATGGGCACAAGCATGGGGAAGGAGACAAAGAACTGATTAAACAGTGCTGTGTAGATGGCTTGTCGCAATTTTTTTATGTCCACCTGCAAAAAAGAAGTCAGGATTTGAGGCGAATATGGAAGCACTGTGTTGCTTTGATTAGGGACAATAAAGAGCTTTTAGAATTGCAGGATGCTTTTGTATTAGTTTAGGGGTCAACTTTTTAACAAGCAGTCTATCAAGATCTGATCAGTAGCCTAATTACAAGAAcgttttttctctctgcagtggATATACAAGACTCAGCTTGATTCTCCTTGAATCCTATCTGGTTGGAAGAGAAAAGCATAACTGGTTCTTCTCCCCTCTCCTAACCTAAGAGACTCCAGGAAGTGTTCAACCAGCAGAAGAGGCACAGTGACAATTACTTACAGGATCATTCTTGCCCAGCTGAATGCGATACCGAGTAATGAAAGTTGGCTTTCCTGTTACATCAGCCACCATAAGGATTCCATTGAAGCACCAGAAAGCAAGGCTAGGAACCAACGCAGCCCCTGTGACACGAGGAAAGGTCAGAGGTGTGTGAGTACATTGAGAGCTATGGCTAATCAGAAAAATGATACAGTGGATTAGTATCCAGAGGACCTTGCTTGGACCTGTGTATACCAGGTGTATAATCCCTGCCCAGAGATGctttaaaacagaacaagaatAGGTTCTGACACCCAACTAAGATCTAGGCAATGGTGAGGAGGTTAAACTGCACAAGTGCCCCATAGGCTAAAACTTGTAACAACACGCTAAGAAAAGGTTTTTCTATGAGGTTGGGGAACCTCTGTCACGAGTTATCTTTAAATACACATTGGATAAGATCAAGTTGATTCCTGGGACCTTGCAACATCCCTACCGAGCATGTTCACCAACTGTTAATCACAGACAGAGAAGGACTGTACACTACAGCAAGTGTAAAGTTTActaattttactttaattttcagtaattaGTTCTACTGAGTCATTCACTTCTCACAGGAGCAGAGAGTATGGTTACACAGGGAAGCCGTTctgtgctttcagcagcagcaaaggatCAGATTTTTAATCCCTATAGTAGGTCTATATGAGGAGCCACTCCAACGGCAGCACTGTTGCACTGTCACTTACAGCTGGTTTTGAAGCCTACACGTGCTTTTCAGTTGGGGAAGTAGTCTGGGATGCAGCATCCACATCCCATTTTAAATACAATACATGCCCTTGTACAGCAAAGGGTTGTTAATCTGAATAACTCACCAAAGAGGAAGAGTGACCATTCCCTTCCCTCAAACAGGTTGTAAAGCGTTAGCCATGCTGTTTGCCAGAAATTGCCTGAAGTCTCCCAGATCTTCTGTACGCACCTGTGGGAATAAGTGTTGTTAGTGACTTATCTTTCCACAATCTGTTTATCCCCTCTCCACAGAAATACTTCTCCTCAAGTCCTTTGTTCTAACAATCTCACCAAGAAGCAGAGTTCATGAAGGCAGTGAATATGAGCAGGCCTGTACCAAGGACCATGGCAGAGGTCTTCACGGCATCCCAGAGCTTCTCTTCCTGCGAGCAAGCAGCAAGAGTAAGTATGTGCTGCGGGGCCCTCGGCTAGgcttttttgtatttgaaatgcaGGAGTTAAAGGCAGTCCTATGATGGTCTGGTTTGCTTTATAGATTCTAAAGAACATAGTAACAAAGATGTTCTGGGATAGTGCGCGTAACTGTGGGGGAGAGTTCACCCATGTCCACCTGACATCTTCACAGAGCCCTGAAGTGTCACTGACGTGGAATTTCTCTGGTGTAAtcaaagggagaggaaggaccACTGATCTTTCCCTCCCCATTTTTATTGGATACATTTCTGAGTACCTCGAGGACTGTAATATAAAGGGCTTCTGGATAACTCAGAACAGTAGGAATGGAAGACCTGGGGGTAAGGAATCGTGCTCCATCTCAGCACCTCCCTCACTCTGTCAGTTTATTCTCCCTCCCAGTATTCAATATGCTATCCCCCTGCAGTAATGAAGAACTATTATGCTCAGGTGATTTGATTAATAGCTCCAGTTAATTCAGAACCACTTCTCAACTTTTCTCTTAGCTTTGAAGAGTGCTTCTGAAGATGGGCTCATGCATCCAGAAGCTtcgctttttttccccaactctAACAGAGGTCTAACGCAGAATATAAGTAATATGTAAAATGCCTTGCACAGCTCACTTGCTGTGCCGTTAGCCCACCGTAGATACATCTCAATTCTAGTACTGGGAGTACAACTTGCCTAGAAGGTACCGTGTGTCATCTGTACAGAATAACTGCCCAATAACAAGGAGTTAAAATACgcaacttttaaaaagtataaagTTGATGCCTTTTGTCAGTCAAGGAAGTGTTACCTACTAAACAAATATTCCTGTGTACAGCATAAGGGCACTTGTGGTGTTAACATGACTCCTGGGCTGGTAAGGATTTTAACCACACAAAGCAACTGCGTAAGAGTCAGACCAGCATGACTTTTTGATTCTAGGAATAAGAATATTCAAAAAGCAGTATTCAACATATTTGAacacttaaatatttgaaaatgattaTCAATTATATGACAAGTATATAATTAACTATCTGTCTTAACGTAGCCCATATTGGTTGTGCAGTTCAGAAATCTTAGTTCGAGTTTTCTTGGGTgaatacatgtatttatttttttaatcatcctgcagataaataaatgaaattctaAAATAATGTAGTGTAATAACCAGCTAGCGTTTTGTTCATAACTCTgtccttcctgtttttttttaactgtgttgTTTAGCTGCAAAAGCAGACTGGAGTAAAAATAGCATGATTCATAGTTGCTGTCCTGTTTGTCTCCTGTCAGGGAGGACAAACAAGAGAGACAGCTCGCTAATGCATGTTGAATGCAGCTGTGTGTGTAGGGTAATGCAATATAGAGGAACCCTCTCGACATAGCTTTCAGTGTTAAGAGGTTTTTTAAGATTCTGTAACAGCTACAGAATATTAATCATTGCCCAGAACTTGTCAGCAGTATTTATCTGTCCCAGGACAGAACTTTGCTCATTAGCACTGAAACTTTcctcattaaaacaaacatttgttcCTATCGTTTCAGTTTTTATCACGTTAGCAGCTGGGGAGAAAGTAATTTACAGGACTCTTGCCCTACAGCTCCATGTCTGTGAGCCTTGTAGGCTTGTATTCGAAGCAATACAATCAGTTGCCAGCGTTATGGCTGGGTGTACTcaactgaaaatgtaaagctGGTGAAAGAGCCATCTATTCCAGCTTCAGATAGTACGTGCTGAATTCTGGGCTGGAGATTTGCTCTCAAGTTTCAGTCGTCCAGTTGTATCCACGTTACACCTAATGTATACTGATACAAGATAAGAATTTCTTAATAGTTAAACCCTGGAATACCATCTAGgtattcttcagaaagaaaggtATTAGAAGCTATAAAAGGCTCTGAGCCTTTTAACAGAATTGTATCCTTTAAATCCTTTTTCATAGGATGACAAAAGACCATACCAAAGAAAAATTTTGAAGTCAGAATTTGTAGTTAGaccaaataatatttcagattCTTTAGCATCCTCCAGCCAGATGATCTCAAATAATTTCAGATATTAATGACTTCTAATACACATCAGAGACTATGTATGCCTTGCTTTGAGATAGGACTGAGAGTAGCCACAGCTCAGCACTttttaagctattttaaaagccatttgGACAGAAACTGTCTTTTGTTTTGAGACTGTGCTTTTATTGCACATGAGGAAGTAATTACATGAATGAACCCCGCACAGTATAATTACATGAGCTGTAGAAGCAGAGaagtttacattaaaaaaaaatcttgttcatCAGGTCCAAGTGCTAACACCCTGTTTCTCTTCATGCCAGCGGCTCCGGCACAGCAGTTTCCAAATTCTGCTCCACTGATCGCCTGAGATGTTGCCCTTAAAGGGCTTGTACAAGGTGACAAATTCCTTAAGTGCAGAGCAGAGTTGCTGCCTGCAAGGTAAAAGAGAAGCAGGCGCACCAGCTGGGAAAGACACTGTTAGCTGGCCCACTCGGAGGGCTGGGCCTGGTTaggtggcagagctgctggcatgAAGAGGGTTGTGGTCTCCTGCCATACAAGCAGAGGTAACAGGCCCTTCACCACTTAGTGCTATAGCCACAGCGcactggaagggaaaaaatggtgtGAAAGCATTGCCGTAGTGATGAGCAATGAATTCCTAGTTGTGTTAAAGCGACTGGAGCGTTGATATGTCTGTCACCTCTCTTATGAGGTTATTCAACACATCCAGCTTTCCAAAGCGCCTGCGTAACGCTTCCTTTAAAAGGTGAACTTTGAGTCTTTACCTGTTTCTGCTGTGCAGCCATGGTGGAGTATCCAGAGTCTCTCTTCATCTGAAATAAGAAGTGATGCAAGTGAACTTTGTACAGCCGGAGGGTGGAAGAACACAATGCTGACCATAGCAAATCAGCTTCAGTTGCAAAACTGTACCATAGTTACCCTCTATGCCCTGCCCCTCCTTCGTTTTTGTCCATGGAACAAAGCTGAGCTCTTAAAGCCTTACAGCCCCCGCACCCCCTTATTTCCTGATGTGTATTAGTATTTTCCTAAAACACTGAGAAGGTTGCAAAGATagtaaagaaaaatggaagaacaaCCAAAACCGAAGCTTTTGATGGTGGCACAGCTTCCTCCCTCCATCTATCCCAGAAATACATTGCGCTCAGTGGGAACTCCAGCAAATGCTGCTTGAGACACGCACTCTTGCCTAACAAAGGCACGCTGTTAACACTAACAAcgatgaaaagaaaacaagactaCACTGATGTGAGCTTGTGCCCTGAAGTATTAATACAGTAGAGCACCATGCAGTCTTCACTCACGTGGATGAGTTACAGCCTGAGAACAGGGTAAGTGAGAAAATCACCTCTGCTTCAAGTCCAGCTATGGTTGGTACTGACAGAAATAGCTCAGTTTCAGGGTTTAAGACCCAGTGGACAGACAGCTACTTCATAACAGATCTCCTTCTGTTTGGCTCTGACTTGAATGTTTATTaccaattatatatatatatatatatatattttatatatatatatatatatattatattttaaaaaaaaaaggaggggtgAAACAAACCCGAGGTTAAAGAAGCTGCTGGGGTAAAATTGCTGTCCATGGCCATGCCACAGGATGATCATTGTGTAACTGTTCTTATATTGCTGCACTCTTCCCGTAAGCTGTAATTAGCAAAATCAAACACAACGCTCCCTAAGATTTTCTTGGTTTCACACAGATTTTATGAGCAAAGACATCAAGTCTAATGGTATAAGTGACAGCTTACTGAGGACTGCAGAATTTAatctattttgcttttcatagtTGGAAGAATATTCAAACACAGGCACGCGGTGTTACCTAAGGTAACAAAGGAAAGTGCAGAGAAGGTACAAAGGCACCTGTCTAAGGTacaatgaaaaccagaaaatgaTTCATTAGACAGATGATATTCTATTACCTTTATGATGGTAGCAGGCCTCCTGGGAGTACTCCTCTTGCAGCTTGTCAGAAAGGGGGAACGCACTGCCAAAAAGAAATCATCATAGGAGCGGAGAGACAAAGCGATAGCTTTCTGGGtacactcttccaaatgcaacTCTGTTTATTTACAAGCATTTCCAGCTTTGTTTCCCTACACCATGTTAGTGTGCAGGTCAATGGGCAGGAGACAAAAAAATTGGACACTTTCTTCCTGCTTGGGTTCCTGCTTACTCATGGACAGAAAAAGGTGAGGCCAGACAACCAAACTGCTTACTACTGATGTTAAACAGTTCTGGGAAGCCAAAAGAAATCAGACAAAAAGTGATTTGACACTGGAAACCACAAGCCCTAACTCTGTGTCAACACTAGGCTTGCAAATACTCCAATGGGAAATGCTAAATTTTGGTAGCAGccttaacaaacaaacaaacaacttcatGTTGTCTCCCtttgctaaaacaaacaaacaaacaatgggTGAGAGGTGCTATTGCTTAAAATCAGAATGTGTTAGGGAAGTGCCAGTGACCTAGTACATCTCATCTGTCCCCAGATCGAGAGCTCCTCTATTAGACTTTGTGAGCTACTAAAGCCAGTCTGTGAGatcttttgtatgttttttcccccactatATCTAGTTTGCCAACCACAATTTTACTGATAAAATATCGGTGGGACTCTAACATATCTGATGAA is drawn from Anser cygnoides isolate HZ-2024a breed goose chromosome 14, Taihu_goose_T2T_genome, whole genome shotgun sequence and contains these coding sequences:
- the FAXDC2 gene encoding fatty acid hydroxylase domain-containing protein 2 isoform X1, with translation MLGKDMIHQNLSSLRSPFLTSCKRSTPRRPATIIKMKRDSGYSTMAAQQKQEEKLWDAVKTSAMVLGTGLLIFTAFMNSASWCVQKIWETSGNFWQTAWLTLYNLFEGREWSLFLFGAALVPSLAFWCFNGILMVADVTGKPTFITRYRIQLGKNDPVDIKKLRQAIYTALFNQFFVSFPMLVPMFYVMKWWGNTFSKELPTFQWFLVELSIFTITEEILFYYSHRLVHLPLLYKHIHKKHHEWTAPIGVVSIYAHPLEHILSNTLPVMTGPMLMGSHIVSVAAWFSLALVTTSISHCGYHLPLLPSPEFHDFHHLKFNQCYGVLGVLDYLHGTDTVFRQTKAYERHRVLLSLTPLSESIPETPKRAE
- the FAXDC2 gene encoding fatty acid hydroxylase domain-containing protein 2 isoform X3, with translation MLGKDMIHQNLSSLRSPFLTSCKRSTPRRPATIIKMKRDSGYSTMAAQQKQEEKLWDAVKTSAMVLGTGLLIFTAFMNSASWCVQKIWETSGNFWQTAWLTLYNLFEGREWSLFLFGAALVPSLAFWCFNGILMVADVTGKPTFITRYRIQLGKNDPVDIKKLRQAIYTALFNQFFVSFPMLVPMFYVMKWWGNTFSKELPTFQWFLVELSIFTITEEILFYYSHRLVHLPLLYKHIHKKHHEWTAPIGVVSIYAHPLEHIVQPVLRSPGSTGLSAWDRHGVQTNQSLREAQGPPQPHPSLRKHPGDTQEGRVTSNPAACILAEPSDKES
- the FAXDC2 gene encoding fatty acid hydroxylase domain-containing protein 2 isoform X2, translating into MKRDSGYSTMAAQQKQEEKLWDAVKTSAMVLGTGLLIFTAFMNSASWCVQKIWETSGNFWQTAWLTLYNLFEGREWSLFLFGAALVPSLAFWCFNGILMVADVTGKPTFITRYRIQLGKNDPVDIKKLRQAIYTALFNQFFVSFPMLVPMFYVMKWWGNTFSKELPTFQWFLVELSIFTITEEILFYYSHRLVHLPLLYKHIHKKHHEWTAPIGVVSIYAHPLEHILSNTLPVMTGPMLMGSHIVSVAAWFSLALVTTSISHCGYHLPLLPSPEFHDFHHLKFNQCYGVLGVLDYLHGTDTVFRQTKAYERHRVLLSLTPLSESIPETPKRAE